A genomic segment from Glycine soja cultivar W05 chromosome 20, ASM419377v2, whole genome shotgun sequence encodes:
- the LOC114401398 gene encoding TNF receptor-associated factor homolog 1b-like isoform X1 translates to MAGTVSEESGVGKSVEGISNGQRCQSGEALAEWRSSEQVENGIASTSPPYWDTDDEDDGPKPLALYGRYTWKIEKFSQITKRELRSSAFEVGGYKWYILIYPQGCDVCNHLSLFLCVANHDKLLPGWSHFAQFTIAVVNKDPKKSKYSDTLHRFWKKEHDWGWKKFMELSKVYDGFVDSSDNLIIKAQVQVIREKSDRPFRCLDCQYRRELVRVYLTNVEQICRRFVEERRSKLGKLIEDKARWSSFFTFWREVDQTSRRRMSREKTDVILKVVVKHFFIEKEVTSTLVMDSLYSGLKALEGQTKSKKGRVKLLDAEEIPAPIVHVEKDMFVLVDDVLLLLERAAIEPLPPKDEKCPQNRTKDGNSGEDFNKDSVERDERRLTELGRRTLEIFVLAHIFSNKIEIAYQEAVALKRQEELIREEEAAWQAESDQKAKRGGEREKKSKKKQAKQKRNNQKGKDKEREERTAVSVTDKNQNNAVDEKNDSSMEEAQAVSEKPDPMEDVSDVSDSVDGVAETLQLDSEDRDASPVNWDTDASEVNPPTEARYNGIGSVSTIQNGTSEKRSSSVIDDSSSTCSTDSLPSVVMNDPHKGNCFSNYKVQKSPSRGKNQGKTSSNVGRLTIEIDSLPSGSAADAGDINDESGNGKIGKSESEVAVISLQDRLKWAEQHVVRKEGEVLSLDKPGIKDLVETKRSVDNESLQKEKISAVPSSPISPPRKLSPSVQVKLEHKTSSTVDPVHVRKTSSSGSQQTDKDPSSPFTSASPVPVVSKTEIQKTSTARLTERSVAQVPMMSRPSSAPLVPGPRPTAPVVSMVQTSPLLAHSVSATRLGPDPSPATHSHVPQSYRNAMMGNPVASTAASLTHSSSSSSGVIPSPGYSQPSSFVSSMFLSRSSDRLDTSAGQSCVPFTMITRDVLQNGTQWIESSQRESSRSMHYDQPSGLYEVQNHDLYRPLHSRSLGNMSTAFSACTSGRQNQGLLVDEFPHLDIINDLLDDEHGIGKTAKASSAFQSLNSGPQLLNRQFTFPGDLGADDDLGSSTSSCRLERSRSFQHDHRLQGGYGLSGGHYHSLRDYIPPVSGVPGVNGQVDGLIPNQWQVAGSDLLYLGMRNTENDSYGYYPDYSNIACGVNGYTVFRPSSGP, encoded by the exons ATGGCTGGGACTGTGAGTGAGGAGTCTGGAGTGGGAAAGTCCGTGGAGGGTATTTCAAATGGGCAGCGTTGTCAATCTGGGGAAGCATTGGCAGAGTGGCGGTCTTCTGAGCAGGTGGAGAATGGTATCGCGTCCACTTCGCCCCCTTACTGGGACactgatgatgaagatgatg GACCAAAACCTTTGGCATTATATGGAAGATATACGTGGAAGATAGAAAAGTTTTCTCAAATTACCAAAAGGGAACTTCGCAGTAGTGCATTTGAGGTTGGCGGTTACAAATG GTACATTTTAATCTATCCACAAGGCTGTGATGTTTGCAATCATCTCTCGCTGTTTCTGTGTGTAGCTAATCATGACAAACTTCTTCCAG GATGGAGTCATTTTGCACAATTTACAATAGCTGTGGTCAATAAAGATccaaagaaatcaaaatattcTG ATACATTGCATCGATTTTGGAAGAAGGAGCATGACTGGGGGTGGAAAAAGTTTATGGAACTGTCTAAGGTGTATGATGGATTTGTTGACTCTTCAGACAATCTAATAATAAAAGCTCAAGTTCAAGTCATAAG GGAAAAATCAGACAGGCCTTTCCGTTGCCTTGATTGCCAGTATAGGAGGGAACTTGTTAGAGTATATTTGACAAATGTAGAGCAAATTTGTCGGCGTTTTGTGGAGGAGAGAAGAAGCAAGCTTGGAAAGTTGATAGAGGATAAAGCTAGGTGGTCAAG CTTCTTTACTTTCTGGCGAGAAGTTGATCAAACTTCCAGGCGCCGCATGTCTAGGGAGAAGACAGATGTAATTTTGAAAGTAGTTGTAAAACACTTCTTTATAGAGAAAGAAGTCACTTCTACTTTGGTAATGGATTCCTTGTATAGTGGATTGAAGGCTCTTGAGGGCCAGACCAAGAGTAAAAAAGGTAGGGTGAAATTGTTGGATGCTGAAGAAATACCAGCACCAATTGTTCATGTCGAGAAAGATATGTTTGTACTGGTGGATGATGTTTTACTGCTACTTGAAAGGGCTGCAATAGAACCACTGCCTCCTAAAGATGAGAAGTGTCCTCAAAACCGTACGAAG GATGGAAATTCTGGAGAGGATTTCAATAAAGATTCTGTAGAGCGTGATGAAAGGCGCCTAACAGAATTGGGCCGTAGGACTTTGGAAATATTTGTCCTTGCCCATATATTCAG TAATAAAATTGAGATTGCCTATCAGGAAGCTGTTGCTCTGAAAAGACAAGAAGAACTCATCCGTGAAGAAGAAGCTGCATGGCAAGCTGAAAGTGATCAAAAAGCAAAACGTGGGGGTGAGAGGGAAAAGAAGTCCAAGAAAAAACAG GCCAAACAAAAACGTAACAACCAAAAAGGAAAGGATAAAGAGAGGGAGGAGAGGACTGCTGTGTCTGTAACTGACAAGAACCAAAACAATGCTGTTGATGAGAAAAATGATTCTAGCATGGAGGAGGCTCAAGCTGTGTCTGAAAAGCCTGATCCCATGGAAGATGTTTCTGACGTGTCCGACTCTGTAGATGGAGTTGCTGAAACGCTTCAGCTTGATTCAGAAGACAGAGATGCTAGTCCTGTTAATTGGGATACTGATGCATCAGAAGTTAATCCTCCAACTGAGGCTAGATACAATGGCATAGGTAGTGTTTCAACCATACAAAATGGAACGTCTGAGAAAAGGAGCAGTTCAGTGATAGATGATAGTTCTTCAACATGTTCTACTGATTCTTTGCCGTCAGTAGTCATGAATGACCCCCACAAGGGAAACtgcttttcaaattataaagtCCAAAAGTCACCTAGCAG AGGTAAGAACCAAGGCAAAACATCATCTAATGTGGGTAGATTGACGATTGAAATAGATAGTCTGCCATCTGGTTCTGCAGCAGATGCTGGGGATATTAACGATGAGTCTGGAAATGGTAAGATTGGCAAATCTGAGTCTGAGGTTGCTGTAATCTCCTTACAGGATCGGTTGAAGTGGGCTGAGCAGCATGTTGTCAGAAAG GAAGGGGAGGTTCTTTCCCTTGATAAACCGGGCATCAAAGACCTGGTTGAGACAAAGAGATCTGTTGACAATGAAAGCCTACAGAAAGAGAAGATATCAGCTGTGCCATCCTCGCCTATTAGTCCTCCCAGAAAGTTGTCCCCCTCTGTTCAAGTGAAGTTAGAACACAAAACTAGTTCTACTGTAGATCCTGTTCATGTCAGGAAAACATCTTCAAGTGGCTCCCAACAGACTGATAAAGATCCATCTTCACCTTTTACTTCTGCATCACCAGTTCCAGTTGTGTCCAAAACTGAGATCCAAAAGACTTCAACTGCAAGATTAACTGAAAGATCTGTGGCACAAGTGCCTATGATGTCAAGACCTTCAAGTGCTCCTTTAGTTCCTGGTCCCAGGCCAACTGCTCCGGTTGTCTCTATGGTTCAAACTTCTCCCCTACTTGCACACTCAGTGAGTGCAACTCGGTTGGGTCCTGATCCCTCACCAGCTACTCATAGTCATGTTCCTCAATCCTACAGAAATGCGATGATGGGGAACCCTGTGGCCTCAACTGCTGCTAGTCTGACCCATTCCAGCTCCTCAAGTTCAGGAGTGATCCCATCACCTGGCTATTCTCAACCATCTTCCTTCGTGTCGTCAATGTTTTTATCCCGGAGCTCTGACAGATTGGACACTAGTGCTGGTCAGTCTTGTGTTCCTTTTACCATGATTACACGGGATGTTTTACAGAATGGTACCCAGTGGATTGAGAGTTCTCAAAGGGAATCAAGTAGAAGCATGCACTATGATCAACCCTCTGGGCTTTATGAGGTTCAAAATCATGACTTGTACAGGCCACTACACAGTAGATCATTGGGCAATATGTCAACTGCATTCTCAGCCTGCACATCTGGGCGTCAGAACCAAGGGTTGTTGGTGGATGAGTTCCCACACCTTGATATCATAAATGACCTGCTTgatgatgaacatggtattgggAAGACGGCCAAGGCAAGTTCAGCATTCCAGTCTTTGAATAGTGGACCACAGTTGCTGAATCGACAGTTCACTTTTCCTGGGGACCTGGGTGCGGATGATGATTTGGGATCTTCAACCAGTTCTTGCAGGTTGGAGCGATCACGGAGTTtccagcatgaccatagattgcAAGGAGGGTATGGCTTGTCTGGTGGGCATTATCATTCACTGAGGGATTATATTCCACCGGTTAGTGGTGTGCCTGGCGTCAATGGGCAGGTCGATGGGTTGATTCCAAACCAATGGCAGGTGGCTGGTTCTGATCTGTTGTATTTAGGTATGAGAAACACAGAGAATGATAGTTATGGATACTACCCAGATTACTCAAATATAGCATGTGGTGTCAATGGTTATACTGTTTTCAGGCCATCAAGTGGTCCTTAG
- the LOC114401398 gene encoding TNF receptor-associated factor homolog 1b-like isoform X2 produces the protein MAGTVSEESGVGKSVEGISNGQRCQSGEALAEWRSSEQVENGIASTSPPYWDTDDEDDGPKPLALYGRYTWKIEKFSQITKRELRSSAFEVGGYKWYILIYPQGCDVCNHLSLFLCVANHDKLLPGWSHFAQFTIAVVNKDPKKSKYSDTLHRFWKKEHDWGWKKFMELSKVYDGFVDSSDNLIIKAQVQVIREKSDRPFRCLDCQYRRELVRVYLTNVEQICRRFVEERRSKLGKLIEDKARWSSFFTFWREVDQTSRRRMSREKTDVILKVVVKHFFIEKEVTSTLVMDSLYSGLKALEGQTKSKKGRVKLLDAEEIPAPIVHVEKDMFVLVDDVLLLLERAAIEPLPPKDEKCPQNRTKDGNSGEDFNKDSVERDERRLTELGRRTLEIFVLAHIFSNKIEIAYQEAVALKRQEELIREEEAAWQAESDQKAKRGGEREKKSKKKQAKQKRNNQKGKDKEREERTAVSVTDKNQNNAVDEKNDSSMEEAQAVSEKPDPMEDVSDVSDSVDGVAETLQLDSEDRDASPVNWDTDASEVNPPTEARYNGIGSVSTIQNGTSEKRSSSVIDDSSSTCSTDSLPSVVMNDPHKGNCFSNYKVQKSPSRGKNQGKTSSNVGRLTIEIDSLPSGSAADAGDINDESGNGKIGKSESEVAVISLQDRLKWAEQHVVRKINHGKKDVYPFHLVSITWYGRMVLLLNSSYPSMWPRRCENKNRFIIILLPSSFA, from the exons ATGGCTGGGACTGTGAGTGAGGAGTCTGGAGTGGGAAAGTCCGTGGAGGGTATTTCAAATGGGCAGCGTTGTCAATCTGGGGAAGCATTGGCAGAGTGGCGGTCTTCTGAGCAGGTGGAGAATGGTATCGCGTCCACTTCGCCCCCTTACTGGGACactgatgatgaagatgatg GACCAAAACCTTTGGCATTATATGGAAGATATACGTGGAAGATAGAAAAGTTTTCTCAAATTACCAAAAGGGAACTTCGCAGTAGTGCATTTGAGGTTGGCGGTTACAAATG GTACATTTTAATCTATCCACAAGGCTGTGATGTTTGCAATCATCTCTCGCTGTTTCTGTGTGTAGCTAATCATGACAAACTTCTTCCAG GATGGAGTCATTTTGCACAATTTACAATAGCTGTGGTCAATAAAGATccaaagaaatcaaaatattcTG ATACATTGCATCGATTTTGGAAGAAGGAGCATGACTGGGGGTGGAAAAAGTTTATGGAACTGTCTAAGGTGTATGATGGATTTGTTGACTCTTCAGACAATCTAATAATAAAAGCTCAAGTTCAAGTCATAAG GGAAAAATCAGACAGGCCTTTCCGTTGCCTTGATTGCCAGTATAGGAGGGAACTTGTTAGAGTATATTTGACAAATGTAGAGCAAATTTGTCGGCGTTTTGTGGAGGAGAGAAGAAGCAAGCTTGGAAAGTTGATAGAGGATAAAGCTAGGTGGTCAAG CTTCTTTACTTTCTGGCGAGAAGTTGATCAAACTTCCAGGCGCCGCATGTCTAGGGAGAAGACAGATGTAATTTTGAAAGTAGTTGTAAAACACTTCTTTATAGAGAAAGAAGTCACTTCTACTTTGGTAATGGATTCCTTGTATAGTGGATTGAAGGCTCTTGAGGGCCAGACCAAGAGTAAAAAAGGTAGGGTGAAATTGTTGGATGCTGAAGAAATACCAGCACCAATTGTTCATGTCGAGAAAGATATGTTTGTACTGGTGGATGATGTTTTACTGCTACTTGAAAGGGCTGCAATAGAACCACTGCCTCCTAAAGATGAGAAGTGTCCTCAAAACCGTACGAAG GATGGAAATTCTGGAGAGGATTTCAATAAAGATTCTGTAGAGCGTGATGAAAGGCGCCTAACAGAATTGGGCCGTAGGACTTTGGAAATATTTGTCCTTGCCCATATATTCAG TAATAAAATTGAGATTGCCTATCAGGAAGCTGTTGCTCTGAAAAGACAAGAAGAACTCATCCGTGAAGAAGAAGCTGCATGGCAAGCTGAAAGTGATCAAAAAGCAAAACGTGGGGGTGAGAGGGAAAAGAAGTCCAAGAAAAAACAG GCCAAACAAAAACGTAACAACCAAAAAGGAAAGGATAAAGAGAGGGAGGAGAGGACTGCTGTGTCTGTAACTGACAAGAACCAAAACAATGCTGTTGATGAGAAAAATGATTCTAGCATGGAGGAGGCTCAAGCTGTGTCTGAAAAGCCTGATCCCATGGAAGATGTTTCTGACGTGTCCGACTCTGTAGATGGAGTTGCTGAAACGCTTCAGCTTGATTCAGAAGACAGAGATGCTAGTCCTGTTAATTGGGATACTGATGCATCAGAAGTTAATCCTCCAACTGAGGCTAGATACAATGGCATAGGTAGTGTTTCAACCATACAAAATGGAACGTCTGAGAAAAGGAGCAGTTCAGTGATAGATGATAGTTCTTCAACATGTTCTACTGATTCTTTGCCGTCAGTAGTCATGAATGACCCCCACAAGGGAAACtgcttttcaaattataaagtCCAAAAGTCACCTAGCAG AGGTAAGAACCAAGGCAAAACATCATCTAATGTGGGTAGATTGACGATTGAAATAGATAGTCTGCCATCTGGTTCTGCAGCAGATGCTGGGGATATTAACGATGAGTCTGGAAATGGTAAGATTGGCAAATCTGAGTCTGAGGTTGCTGTAATCTCCTTACAGGATCGGTTGAAGTGGGCTGAGCAGCATGTTGTCAGAAAG ATTAATCATGGGAAAAAAGATGTGTATCCATTTCATCTTGTTTCCATCACCTGGTATGGAAGGATGGTTTTATTGTTGAATTCTTCCTATCCTTCCATGTGGCCACGTagatgtgaaaataaaaatagattcaTAATCATACTTCTCCCTTCTTCCTTTGCTTAA